The following are encoded together in the Phocoena sinus isolate mPhoSin1 chromosome 11, mPhoSin1.pri, whole genome shotgun sequence genome:
- the CLPS gene encoding colipase isoform X1 translates to MEKVLVLLLLALAVAYAVPDPRGLIINLKEGELCLNSVQCRSKCCHRDTGLSLARCAPKARESSECSAFTLYGVYYKCPCERGLTCEVDRTIVGSITNTNFGVCLDASRSRK, encoded by the exons GCCCTCGCGGTAGCCTATGCAGTCCCCGACCCCCGGGGACTCATTATCAACCTG AAAGAGGGCGAACTCTGCCTGAACAGTGTCCAGTGCCGGAGCAAGTGCTGCCACCGCGATACCGGCCTGAGCCTGGCCCGCTGCGCACCCAAGGCCAGAGAGAGCAGCGAGTGCTCCGCCTTT ACCCTCTATGGGGTTTACTACAAGTGTCCCTGTGAGCGCGGTCTGACCTGTGAGGTGGACAGGACCATCGTGGGCTCCATCACCAACACCAACTTTGGCGTCTGCCTCGATGCTAGCCGCTCCAGAAAGTGA